Genomic window (Apis cerana isolate GH-2021 linkage group LG1, AcerK_1.0, whole genome shotgun sequence):
TGCCAATGTTTCTCAATTGTCCTGAAATGTTTACATTTGTACCGATTGCTGGGAGATCCCACAGTATTTACTTATCTttcacattaataatatatgcatcGGTAATTCCccatttttttatgttctcAAAGATTTTTTGCACTCGAAAATCTttcggaaaaatttcaatttaataattattctttgattaaaagcgaatttaagataaaaattatatattcgtgtATGATGtatgaataagaataataatattttatcgatttattaatgGATCGAAATCTGAAACTGTAAAGTTTCGAgggaaaagtttaaaaaaagattatctttgctactttcatttttttttttttttttttaggaaactGTCAAAAATGGATCAACACTCGTCTTGTTTACAAATCTTTCAACTGATTCATATTAATAGAATCCTTATCGATTTCAAGACTTTCAATACTAATTCCAACACTATCAACTATTTTCTCCCACAAATCAAACACACATGCTGTCACGCGACAAAAAGAACCTGTTAGACAAcgtaattcgataaatattctaatcgaTCAATCGTCGAATCACTTACCCATTCGATAATTAACGATGAGATTATACAACgagattattgatttttttctcttgacACTTTctatgaaagtaaaaaaaaataaactcgaAAGAGATCGAACGTCTGAATCACATAAATAACGATGAATCGATGAATATCGCTTATAAATGATTCATCGAGAAATTagcaatatataaacatacacattatattttcaaccgATCGACGAAGATTAATATTGCAACCGTGTGCGATTCCAGGGGGTCCAACGCGTTACTTTCCTCGGGATAATGCGAAGCCTGGAGAGGTTATCGGGTAGCGATCAAGACTGTGATCAGGAGATGTATATCGACCTGGACGACGCTTCCGTCGACTCGCTTACCGGAAAACGAAGTCGCCATCATGTCGTCGGCGCGGAGGTAAGGACATCTCTTCTATTTTTGGTGCAACTAAATGCGACATGTCGGTGAACACGTTTCGTAGCGTAATTAATCGAGCTctaattaagttaaaataaaatctttatttatttattatatatttgcatttgaaAGTTTCCTGCAATTTCTCATCATGCTGTCCAGAAGTAagaaaatactaaatattattgataattaattatatgttttttaaaaagttgatataattatacacaCTTTGTTGTTAAAACTATTGATCAGTTTATCTTCTAAGCAGTTCAATTATCAatcatgttataattttatcacaatatatcaatatgagaattcattttaattcatttctcatataaaatacataaaataatatatttttagaaaattaatcaattgtacattttataagataaatctaTTGATGTATCAATTTGATTTGAGAATAATTtcccaatttttttctctttttctatagaaattatagaaatttttgaatttcgaaattttttaaatctaattttaaacgaaactgtataactttattaaaatctgcaattaattttcgaataaattgataaCGAAATCTagatatatagaaatgaaatatatcgttgtagttatattattgtttgtaAATTTCTCTTGATTTTTTGGATAAGTAACGTTTATCGATACATATCGATCTATCTATCGATAATTatgtatcttatttaaaatgaattgtaaTATCACGAGTTCTAAAATATTctagattgataaaaaaaaaatcaaagtgcgataaatacattgaaaataaattttgatatattttatttttgataattacaaaattataaatttagaaattttatttgtgcgTGTACTTTTTAATTCGTGCAAAGATATCGAGTATTCAGAAATTTGAGTTGATAGAATCAaaggttatattttatttattatacaaagattaattaaaacaaagtgCTGGCTTTTCGTCAACAATATCGAGTGTTGATTTTcagatatcaattattatcgattattaatcgaaaaaaagcaTCGATCAaagtatcaattattaattacattaaagtaacatttatataaaatgtatgcaATGAACTATAATCACTGCATACATGTAGGAGTtacgtataaaagaaaattcaaagataaGGTTATCGGGCATTGAGATTCGTAAATGTTCTGAACAACTTGTGCGATTATTTTAAGCAAAACTGGTAGAAAATATGCACAGAGATATGCAGTagcaaaatatttagaataatatatattcaaatggaatctgatttaaaaatacaagtgTACTCTCTTTGTTACTTAAACACTTACGCTGtgcgtttaataaatatttcatatttaaaacatttttctttttttaatattttagaaaaaaaatttttctcctaccaatttgttttcattgttttttccaaggttagatttaataataatgattttatttccaCAAATGATTCAAAATGATACAAACTTAACGTTATCTCTCTTTGATCAAAGATAATATTGTTGTTAtagtttcaattcaattaaccATAATCGATATACAAAAGTAAGTGCTCACGTAAGTACCTACTTTTTACAAAcaatgataagaaaattatacgtCTGAACAATATATATCTACGATTATTGCATTTCCTGGAAATGTCACTAATGCAAAAGTTGCAGATGCATATGTATATTCGATCTTTTCGAAATAGAAGgaaatcgaacgaaaatttcTGATAGCCAATAAACAGAATTACACAGATACAATTACACACTTGCgtcaattttaatcttatctttTACAAGAAACTTGAGTTTCCaactaatattagaatatacgATTCGTTATATAATCTCGGGAATACACAACGTTCACAATGAGAAATACATGATCAATGAAATACAAAGATCgatctttcaattttcgatcTTCGATCGAAGAACAAAATCACTTTCAATCAaacaaagtttattattaaagttaaaggTACAGAGGTGATCGaacaattcgaataaaattagtttctcttttttatactcgaatttttctcttccattGATCATCGTATGTACATCCCGTGTAAATCATTCGtgtatcttttctttatactatcaaaataattacttttcgtaaaatcgtaaaattcttttttcccctccctttttttttttttttttagttgttGAGCAACCAAGAaagttttgcaatttttttttaaaagaaaaattcgagaaggaaattttttttactcgcaaattaaataaaaatataaaaactatttttactCTACACTTAGCACGGTATGCGCAGAAATGCATAATTCTAACTGTTAATCCACCACGTATCCAATTTTAAGTCGCAAAAATCGTTTACAATCGTTCGTAAAACAACGGATACTTTtctaaatcgtaaaaataacgataaaaacttCCTTGGTTACCTAACGTACAATattggaggggaaaaaaaaaaagaaaaaaaaaaaaaaggaatgaaaagaatgacgaaacgaaatcgtggaatgaaagaggatcgagatcgagaaggttaatttagagaaatatttttaaaaacgattgAAAAGGTGGGCGAGGAGAGCGACAGCAGCGGGAGCGAAAGAAGCCCTAAACAGGCTAAAAGAAGGAATCGTGGTGGTCCACCGACGACGAGGAGGCGAAAAAGCGGGATCTCTGCGCGGGAAAGGAACCTGAGGAGGCTCGAGAgcaacgagagagaaagaatgagAATGCATTCCCTAAATGACGCTTTCGAGGTAATTCTTCACGCGTTACAAAATACCTAACGATTCACGGTTACCAACTTTCCACGACACGCTTAAATCCCCTAAACCACCTGTTCAAAGAAGAAATGCTTGATTGCAATTTCgagcgagaaaaatttttctccaagaatttatcgatttcgaaaatCAATTCGAATCTCGGCTCGCAGCTTGCGCGACATTACGCACATAACGCACAGTTTTCCACGCGTTACAAAATAACCGTGATTCATGACCAACTTTCCAACGACGACACACTTGCGTAGGTCGCAAGCGGAAAACTCgtttgttcaaaaattttttaaatccggAGCCTgggatgaaaatttcatcttccagATGATATATCTAGTTTTTAGCTTTAGTCTtctttttacgtttttttattcgcgttatgcaaattattatttcgtttcgtatCTTCGTCCatcgatattttgataaaatcttcaattttctattttcaatatatattacgttATTATACATTCGAATGTTATTATTCATCGAATATCgcatcatattttattgttaatcttcctctagaaatttaatttcttacgcTCTACTTCGTTCAGTCGTTTTTCCGTTTtctcttgtttatttttccgCCATTGCAACTttgctttctctttttccctcttatattttctattatattttatcccgAATTTTCTTAACTTCTTGCTCTACTCTCGTTTTTCTGTTTtctcttgtttatttttccgCCATtgcaacttttctttttttattttcgtataattcGAATAGACTATTGGATTaactacatatatatgtatatacacacacacaaacaCTCGAGCagatcgaaaaattgattagaaAATTGACCCTCATAAATTTCCACGCTCTtcgaaaattccaattttccacTCCGATCTTTTATTCCGTGCCCACGATATGCAAATTCTCGTTActatttacgatatttacgatattttcaaaaactttcgAATCTCCATATCCTTCGATAtacgaatttcatttttccgcGGAACAGAATTCCAAGTCCTAGCAACGATCGAGCACGCGACCGGCCACGATCTCGTTATATCGTGGCGAAACGCTTTTTCCGCCATGCCCCGCAACAATAGCCGGTTCGAGGGCAATAATAGAAGCGTAATATCTCGTGGATGCAGTAAATGCCGGATCTAAGACGAGCGTGGGCGACCCGTGCGCCGGTTCAGACGTTATTTAAAGGGTGGAGGGGGTGTGAAATAAGGGAATTCAGAGTTGTAAAATTCATATGGTAGCTAAGCTCGTTCGAGCGTTTATGCAAAAGTCATCTTTTCGCAACGAGGTCGAGGAGGAATAGAAAGACGGCAAAGACATCGCGAACGTAGAAATTGAAAGTTTTTCCAACGAAGAAAAGTTCCGAATcgcgattttttctttctttctccttcataaaatttcgaattattataagagtttttcgcgaaatttttttgggtattatataaatttgagacgaataaatttattttcgctgCAAAAGAAtgtgtttgaaattatatttgatcatatttatattgcgaaatataattttggatattcgttttgaatttttaatcgaatattacgATGAACGGAAcacattttaaacattttgttgGAACAATTTCTCTGCGATTCGATTCTTCTTCGATTCGAGTGTTCGATTTTATCGGGAACAATGTTATCATTTTCAGCAACTACGCGAGGTGATACCGCACGTAAAGATGGAGAGGAAACTCAGCAAAATAGAGACGCTCACGTTGGCCAAGAATTACATAATGGCCCTGACAAATGTCATATGCGAAATGCGTGGGGAGGAGCAACCGTACACGTAAGTAAATCTTATATCGATCTCCACCTCTGaggagatttctttttttaaagggaaaattaaacgaagaggaaggagaagaagagaaataataatatttggcaTTTTACAGTCTCTTATTGCGAGAGGGaagattattatagaaaaagatgATCATATTTTTCGTCACGTTCACGCTCACATTTcttggagaggagagaaataaattaaaagaatcgtAGATCGTAATTCGATGAAAGGCGTCGTGCGTTTAATTGATGGATTTCATTCGATATCCCCTTTCAAATAAATCGACTTTTCGCAACAACCGTTTCGAATGTCGTGCACGTAACCGAGTTAGAGTACAATGTCCGATTGGCATTAAACGGTCAAACATAGCCCCCGCTTTTTCCTCATTTTCACCGTTTCATTCAACGCTTCGATGCTTTCTCGCCCGTTACATCGCCCGtatatccaaatatatttCGCCTCCTTCCTATTCGTTCTCCCCGCTCAATCGAAAGAaacgatacaattttaatttatacatatatatatatatatatatatatatatatatacatatatatatatatatatatataaaagagaaaacctgaaatttctatctttgcaaaaagagaaatttatttttggaagaattaaaatatatacaattttacaattataattaattctctcCCTTTTCGCAAAGATggtaaatttttctcgatctcagaaaagaaaaaagagcgaGCACTGTACAAACGCTTCTTCCTCCATCAACGGGTACTGATACAGGTGCTGCCTCTCTCGACTTTCTTTCACGGATTGTAAATATCCACGCTTATTTTCTAATTGCAAAACTAACTGGCGAACGATGGTTCTTAATTCCGAGTGGAAGGTATGCATACCAAGCGAATTAGTTACGTgaacgattttatatattccgtTCCGTTGCCGAGAATCGTTGCCACAAATCTCGCATTTCACGGCGATTGCGTTGCGGCAGACCCTAAATGGTGCAATCGAAATGTCTTCATTAACGTCGAACGTTACGTCGGTAAATACGAATCGACGTTCGCTGCATCAGCCTGAACTTCGCAACAGATCACACGCATGCGCGGGGATACGTACGAAAGATATCTCGATGAATTAAGTAAATGCGTTTTgcagaaattaatcgaaaattaagattcttcttttcttttccatttcgaaagatttttttaataataattctcttgggattattttgaattagccTCGAgaggataatttttcaacgttattatttattataatgttcgCGTTCGATATCGAATTGACATTCGAAAGTGAGGACAGCATATTATCGGCGACCTTTGCTTTATCCACTGCCTCGGAATACTTCTCTCGAATGTCATTATCTTTCTCTTTGAGCCACGAGTTTAAATCAAGtttcgattataatatttttattttcttttttttttttttcttctttgcttCGAAATTTCTCTGCGCcaatctttctctccttctcctttcgCTCCCTCTTCAAATTGATCGATTGATACGTTCGTACGGAGGAACTGATCGATACTCGATccgaaaagaaaatgttattttaaaagctgcgaaaaggagagaatatatcgaaattgcaAGATAACTCGTAAGCGATAATCAATGAGCATCGTGTCGGCTTAATAAATTGCATCATCACAGTCATCGAGGTTGAAATGCACTGtcagtaaataattaaagaaaaagtaatataaagtcggtcgatataattcgattaaattaggtgacaaataatttagtaACAAATACATTTGGGAAGCCAAAACTCttgaaagtttattttcactctcggtattatttttttcgtcgaaggatataaataaaaactttcaaagtaattgttacaaaaatatttgtcgaaAGCAAAAgcctcgaaatttttatcgtcaAAATGTAAAAGAACTTCAGGCAATTTCTAAATCTTTGCAAAGTtcgctcaaaaaaaaaaaaataaataaatgaataaaagataCGCGAAATCTCACAAATATCGCAACGTATCtcgagaaacgaagaaatgttaagtgatattttaataaggaGAACGgtgaagtttcttttttttaataaaattcaacaatCGCCtctgcaaaaaataattatcaacacGGTGCATTGactatttaaaacataaaagaaaaaaactgtgtgagaatttttttttgcgctTCTTCTTTCAAACAACAAAGTAAAGGTAATTAATTGTGATTCGTTACGTATGCATATATGTgacataaattacaatttactcGGTAATTGCTGAAAGCAATGATCAATATTGATGCCAAGTATCGATGCAaaggatttttatttcgagagaaaaaaaatatatataaatttgtcgaattcgttgaatcatttattcaattattgggGAGGGGAATTAGGgggaaaagatattatatgaattcaatttgaatattacaatTGTATTCGTGAATAACAAGATgaagcaaatattttaaataaatctttttaaaaaaatgcaaaaaatttgcattcattcgaggaaataattttctagaaataaatcGCGCAATTATCTCTCTCACCGTTAGAGATATACGAATAAATGcttgagataaaaattaaatatctttataaaacgaataaaacgtaaaatatgtttttctttttatttcggcttacttgaaaattatgtaattcatatttttgaaaagctCCGACTCGTTTGACTTGttcagatattttatatgattaattgttttttgaaaaaaaaaaaaagaaaagaaaacatacgtctgtttttaaaatatcgaattcttcttcgacataaatacaaatgtataattttattcgtaaaaaaaatattgacgattgtaataaatgtaaaacagatacatttttcaaaaataattatcaccgACTCCATAATATCGTTTAACGTTGACTTCAATAATTCTCCAtatcataagaaaataaagttacGTTAAATGATTTGTTTTTGATCATTGCATGCATACGATGTTCACTTTGAAAGTCTCAAAAGACCGTGAACTTTATATCTCAATCGGTCGATTAAACGCAAAGGCTGCAATTATGCACATAAATTTAACGTTTCAGCGTTTAAATTaacacaaaataaaaagaaaaaataattgttaccttcattaacaaaatatcGACAGGTTTGTTCCATTTTTctcatcgaataatttatattttacattatatttattattatatccatcttttaatctaaataattatatcgttattgaaatatcatagGATATTGCGAACGATTCATTTCACTGATATTATCTTCGTCGATTAACAACTTATTTTGTCAATAATAtgcctttttttaattaatcaattaatcaatcaaatttgaatactttttttcattatttacagttgaaaagtaaatataaaagtctggaaaaaatatatcgtttaattactctaatttttttcgaaggaattataattaatcgataattaaattcgacATACCCTTCCTCGAAATCTTTTTAACGAACGAAAGACTGGTTTCAAAAAGGAGGCAATTAAAATAACACGAGACAATTGAATTTCAGATTCGTCGATGGCGAATGTGGCTCCAGCAGTGGCGACAGCACAGGCCAATTAGAATTAAGCGGCGGTGAGCAACCGGAAGAGGCATCACCAGCATCGATGCACGAAACCAACAATAATAGTCTGCTCCACGAAGATTTAGAGCGTAGGATACCATAGCTGGTCTAATTGCGCCCTCTACAATCTGATCGATCCTCTGTTGATAAATACCAATTCGATGAAGCGTGAACTTCATTCGAGAACCGTCTTcccgaaacgaataaaataaacagaagAATCAGCcactgattaaatttataaaaaataaatgaaggagagaaaaaaaaaagagagaaataacaatgacaagagaaaaaaaataaaaaagagaatagaaaACTTCATCGAACTTAAGAAGGAGAAATGAGAATACTGAACAGAGAATCATCGTTGTCGAAATGGTCGTTAAAATAGCCACTTGAGATTTATTGAAGAAGATGCAATTCGGCTTTTACGAAATGATCCGTCCCAAGGTCGACCTCTGGAGATCTTTCGAAGGCCAACAAGGTGCGAGGTtgacagagaaagagaaaaagactGACTTTACGGCCAATTCGGCTGGAGAATTctctgcttctttttttttttttttcatctctgtcgcgaattatattttttttcttctcctttttccgaTGATATCGTTACCTTGAAACATCTCGGATGTTTCGATTACATAGTCGGACACCGATATAAAATGGCTCACACACATATCGATTGTCGCGATTTCGTATTTTAAGTGTATCAGTCATGTGCCAAAGGTATTCGAAcagaaattggaaataatgatatatcggCGGGGATAACTCGGTCGATAAAGAAGCGATCGAAGCTACAAAAACTCGCAAttcaaacgatttttttttaaaagaagatgataatcgaagaaagaaaattctcgTGATGGATTGGCCAAAATTTGAAGCATCTCGAGGTCGACGCCGTAAAATCGGATCGCATTGACAACGATAAATGATCAGTGTACGACTCGATGAAAACAAAGTGTGTGAGAAACTGTGATAGAATTTCGTATTAGAACCTCGTTGCACATTGTCCCGCGCGTGACATCGTgcttaaatacttttattttttttttttttttctttctttgtggTAATTGTCTTACGGTCTGCAAATTGGACAGGAAACAATGGAAATGCTCGTCAGACCGGAAATGGCCGTCTCCGAAATGAGATGACCGATTGAGATGAAACGACACGACAATCGCTGTTCCAACAACGTAGAACGACaacgagaaaaaattatggaaatgatTGCAGCGAAGAAATTATCTGGCTCGTTTTAACGCGATTTAAACATCAAAcggaaatacaaaaattgaaaattattgtttgatttaaaataatctacaaaaaaaatttaacatttaaataaaataaagtgaaagAAATGTCTTATGATAATACATCGACAAGTTACAGATTATAGGttagaaactttttttactaagaaattttataatttcttcatgtatacatgaaaatattttcttatctcgTATTaagtaaaagtataaaagtCTAACAAAGTATAtactatacaaatattataaaaatatcgaagattaatattaatgtagaaaagatcaaaaaaaaaagtttcgtttaatgtttaaatcgAGTAGAAAGAAACGGTCGTAAGTatgtaagtataattaaagatttcgaAGAATAACGCGTACCTTAgacattatacatataatatatatatatatatatatttatatatataatatgatagatatatatatattatatatatatatatatatataaatatatctacatattaatatatacgtgtgtatTAACACGTTGgtgattaatgtaatatatgttaatCACGAATGtgataatctaataatttactGTATTATTTCGAGAATGGGGGGACCAGAGACATCGATTTAAGTTACCAGATCTCGTTGAAATGCGGGATACACGCTTTGACTAGCTTCGTTTCATCGATTTCCGGAGATTTGCGCTTATCTCTTCGGTAAAAGAGCGAGAGCAATGCATTTAATCGATTATGTCCACGGTCGATGCACGGAACTAGTCGCGTACAATAGAgcggaacgaaacgaaaattcctttttattatttgcgacttctaataatgaaaaaaaattatttaaataatttattttatagtttcttttattaatttttgtcttatatatatatatatatttttttttttgaagaaatttgaattatatttaaaatacattaaagaaaattttaaaatataatttaaaaaaaaaaattcaaaaagaaacttaattaaataaaataattacgaagACTACGTATTCGtacgttaaatataaaagattagaagcaaatatttttcattattagaaaataatcaaacaattttgatttttttcgttccattcttgcgtacaatttttatctttcgccTTAAACTCGTgggtgtttttctttttttttttttctcttactcGACTcatcttttcatttcttttgatTCGAGCGTAAAACATCGCTTCCTTCCGACCATTTTTtcgtgtaattaattattgttcgaTTATTGTGCGTAATGCGATCATCGagcataattgaattttatgcgTTCAAGTTAACAAACGGGTTATTACCCAATGAagtgaaagtaaaattaattaagatggACGAATTTAATAGAGAATTCATATGTTATGCCTGAAAATTGTGATACTTGCCTTGCTCTGGAATCAATGTTTcaactttgaaataaaaagaaattagagatTTATAGATAATCGTCCAACGAGGCGCTCGTAGCCTaggatttttgtaaattaacgaGAGCTgtgttttcttataaaatatttctttgttagaatatttcgtaaatatttttttttttttttttattaatcctcCAATTATCAACTGTCACGATATCATTTTCGATCTTACTATCTTTACTTAAATCATGCATGcaagaagaatatttgaaagttgGTGAACTTCAtcgtgaatttaaaaatacaagcgAATCTTGcatctgtgtgtgtgtgtatgtgtgtgtatgtatgaaGCTTCCAGCATATTTGACGTAATATACGATTAATGTTTAAGAGAGAAAGTGATATGCTTAGTTAAATCCTTAGTAATTGATAATGCCTTCGATCTATTCATCTAAcgttgaagaattattttttaccgaAATAACACGTTCattcgaatcttttttctttttgaattattttttgtttgtttgtttgtttttttctcaTCACACAGAATTACTAAGGATTTCCAAGCATACGCGACTAACTAAGTACCATAAATtaccataaaaataatacgaataaatatatataaataaaaagagtgtatatatatatatatatacttgagTTATGTTTCTATATgtagtatatattatgtatatgtacacaCATACGCAAAATTATCTctataa
Coding sequences:
- the LOC107992818 gene encoding class A basic helix-loop-helix protein 15 encodes the protein MRSLERLSGSDQDCDQEMYIDLDDASVDSLTGKRSRHHVVGAEVGEESDSSGSERSPKQAKRRNRGGPPTTRRRKSGISARERNLRRLESNERERMRMHSLNDAFEQLREVIPHVKMERKLSKIETLTLAKNYIMALTNVICEMRGEEQPYTFVDGECGSSSGDSTGQLELSGGEQPEEASPASMHETNNNSLLHEDLERRIP